In Mycetocola zhujimingii, one DNA window encodes the following:
- the dhaM gene encoding dihydroxyacetone kinase phosphoryl donor subunit DhaM, translating to MSVGLVFVSHSALIASGLVQLAGQMAPNVSLVPAGGTDDDGIGTSFDKVTRALAQADSGDGVVILCDLGSAILTAETALDFLDDAQQASVRIIDAPLVEGGVAAAVAAQTGADLDGVEAAARSAVDVFVASSSPTRNRDADRESAAPAGLTDETATEGGYSRSVTIINRDGLHARPAADFVKLASTFDTPVTVNGRDAKSLLAIMALGLQKGKVAEIATADPRGRDAVDALADLVESGFGEA from the coding sequence GTGAGCGTTGGGCTCGTTTTTGTCTCACACAGCGCACTGATTGCCAGTGGCCTCGTGCAACTCGCGGGCCAGATGGCGCCGAACGTGTCCCTCGTTCCCGCCGGCGGCACCGACGATGACGGAATCGGAACCAGCTTCGACAAAGTCACCCGGGCGTTGGCACAGGCGGATTCGGGTGATGGGGTGGTGATTCTCTGTGATCTCGGCTCGGCCATCCTGACCGCGGAGACCGCTCTCGATTTCCTCGACGACGCCCAGCAGGCATCCGTTCGTATCATCGACGCTCCTCTCGTCGAGGGAGGGGTTGCTGCCGCTGTCGCCGCTCAGACCGGGGCTGACCTCGACGGTGTCGAGGCTGCCGCCCGGTCGGCGGTCGACGTTTTCGTGGCCTCTTCTTCCCCGACCAGGAACCGCGACGCTGACCGCGAGAGTGCCGCTCCTGCCGGCCTGACTGATGAGACCGCGACTGAGGGGGGCTACTCCCGGTCTGTGACGATCATCAATCGTGACGGGCTGCACGCCCGCCCTGCGGCGGACTTCGTCAAGCTCGCGAGCACCTTCGACACACCGGTCACGGTCAATGGCAGGGACGCGAAGAGCCTCCTTGCGATCATGGCGCTCGGTCTCCAGAAAGGAAAAGTCGCCGAGATTGCGACAGCGGATCCTCGCGGCCGGGACGCCGTCGATGCTCTCGCTGACCTCGTGGAATCAGGTTTCGGCGAGGCCTGA
- a CDS encoding thioester domain-containing protein, with the protein MTGSGAGLTIDGFQPPTAITQDPAAPYPTTDPAGYESLSTFAGIINTASIDDPSLVGEMYCINLRVSTQTGIGYESGTWEETNVPNIGYVTYILNTYYPATSLPAGLTDDQRATAVQAAIWYFTDGYVVSSAEADIRAAAAAIVADAQTNGPAAEPVAPEVTVAPPSAAAPIGTPAGPFVVEAQDDASLTVSVPAGSEMFSDAAATVPLANPGTVASGTSIWVTNSAGAASETVLSARAAVTVPAGQVYLYDGNNPDFTDAQRLILASTTDLEATAEATATFFAVGALTIQKSFVGAAAGTQGPSQLLIDCGPGYVFTADIPGGTTSDEVFEFENIPAGSTCSVTEPVLGTNTVAVVTSDAPVEVGVPETGASAIVTNTVEFQPGGLEVTKVITGAAAGNQGEIVLLIDCGEVLSDSFVIPANQPAGEYVRAYAELPAGTECTVTESTSGQSSAIEVEPAADVTVTIAPGAVAEAVLTNTVTAADGWSQGNRLPATGAEPALPLLLAGSTVGGGLLLVLASALMRRRTRAAHE; encoded by the coding sequence ATGACCGGCTCCGGTGCGGGACTCACGATAGATGGTTTTCAGCCACCGACGGCGATCACCCAGGACCCGGCGGCGCCATACCCCACCACGGACCCGGCGGGATATGAATCGCTCAGCACCTTCGCGGGGATTATCAACACCGCAAGCATCGATGACCCCAGCCTCGTTGGAGAAATGTATTGCATCAACCTCCGGGTCTCCACCCAGACCGGTATCGGCTACGAGAGCGGGACGTGGGAAGAGACAAACGTTCCCAACATCGGTTACGTCACCTACATTCTCAACACCTACTACCCGGCAACGAGCCTGCCGGCTGGCCTCACCGACGACCAGCGAGCGACGGCCGTCCAGGCCGCGATCTGGTATTTCACCGACGGATACGTCGTGAGTTCGGCCGAGGCCGACATCCGGGCTGCAGCAGCAGCAATCGTCGCAGATGCTCAAACGAACGGCCCCGCCGCTGAGCCCGTTGCGCCGGAGGTCACAGTAGCCCCGCCGAGCGCAGCCGCTCCGATCGGTACCCCCGCCGGGCCATTCGTTGTCGAGGCCCAGGACGACGCCTCGCTCACTGTGTCGGTTCCCGCCGGCTCCGAGATGTTCAGCGACGCCGCCGCAACAGTCCCCCTGGCGAATCCAGGCACCGTGGCATCCGGGACATCGATCTGGGTGACGAATTCGGCCGGAGCCGCGAGCGAGACGGTGCTCTCTGCCCGGGCGGCCGTCACCGTCCCCGCCGGCCAGGTCTACCTGTACGACGGAAACAACCCTGACTTCACCGATGCTCAACGGCTGATCCTCGCGTCCACCACGGATCTCGAGGCGACCGCTGAGGCAACAGCCACCTTCTTCGCGGTCGGCGCGCTCACCATTCAGAAGTCCTTCGTCGGTGCCGCGGCGGGGACGCAGGGCCCGAGCCAGTTGCTCATCGACTGTGGTCCAGGCTACGTATTCACCGCGGACATTCCGGGTGGCACAACGAGTGATGAGGTGTTCGAGTTCGAGAACATTCCGGCAGGGAGTACGTGCTCCGTGACCGAACCTGTCCTCGGTACCAACACCGTGGCGGTCGTGACGTCTGACGCTCCGGTCGAGGTGGGAGTGCCTGAGACTGGCGCATCAGCGATCGTCACCAACACCGTCGAGTTTCAGCCGGGAGGACTCGAGGTCACCAAGGTGATCACAGGCGCGGCGGCAGGTAACCAGGGCGAGATCGTCCTGCTGATCGACTGCGGGGAGGTTCTGAGTGACTCCTTCGTGATTCCGGCGAACCAGCCCGCTGGAGAGTATGTCCGCGCCTACGCTGAACTGCCGGCCGGAACAGAGTGCACAGTCACAGAGAGCACCTCAGGGCAGTCGAGCGCGATCGAGGTGGAACCCGCCGCAGACGTCACGGTGACGATCGCCCCCGGCGCAGTCGCGGAGGCGGTTCTTACCAACACCGTGACGGCAGCGGACGGCTGGTCGCAGGGTAACCGACTCCCAGCCACCGGAGCAGAGCCCGCCCTTCCCCTGCTGCTGGCAGGCAGCACCGTCGGCGGCGGGTTGCTGCTCGTGCTGGCATCGGCTTTGATGCGGCGCCGGACGCGGGCAGCCCACGAGTGA
- a CDS encoding Hsp20/alpha crystallin family protein, protein MKNSLERFDPFAGLEALTRDFEDGILRAYRGKLPTTDVYTRGDDTLVVEAHLPNFDEDNITVNVDRGALVIQAERHEKDEDKKKKYVLRESSSSFYRRIVLPEQAEEQDISAEFKKGVLTVNVPLSKGASPRQVPIGSGSKGSGENKDG, encoded by the coding sequence ATGAAAAACAGTCTCGAGCGCTTCGATCCGTTTGCTGGCCTGGAGGCGCTGACCCGCGACTTCGAGGATGGCATCCTGCGCGCCTACCGCGGAAAGCTGCCAACGACGGATGTGTACACACGAGGGGATGACACACTCGTTGTGGAAGCGCACCTGCCCAACTTCGACGAAGACAACATCACGGTGAATGTCGACAGGGGTGCACTCGTGATTCAGGCGGAGCGCCACGAGAAGGACGAGGACAAGAAAAAGAAATACGTCCTCCGGGAAAGCAGCAGCAGCTTCTATCGCAGGATCGTTCTTCCTGAGCAGGCCGAGGAGCAGGACATCTCGGCCGAGTTCAAGAAAGGGGTGCTCACGGTGAACGTCCCGCTGTCAAAGGGCGCGTCGCCCCGGCAGGTTCCGATCGGTTCCGGAAGCAAAGGTTCCGGAGAGAACAAGGACGGCTGA
- a CDS encoding GAF domain-containing sensor histidine kinase — MIDEVFQLPDARFSDLERTVAQLERTVSSLRREAERDRATQGRLRSLLDASVAVAGDIELDSVLKRIAESATTLVNARYGALGVLHPDGHIERLIQTGTPSVDGGMMHIQPGTHDLLQAVSESHGPIRLDNLREDPRSVGFPPGNSSIRSFLGVPVRVRGEVLGNLYLADRRDGGFTKLDEELVVELAETAGVAIDNARRFEETCRKQRLAAALSEVASTLLSAGAEDVLAAVTSKVAMLLPATLVAVVVPGPGENEMRVEAADGVQSEKAVGTVFPALGSLSSQAVVSGTVMSSESGHEIRSAGGSIGFGPVTAVPLVVSGRAIGALCVAREPGGPGLTRGEKDTISEFAVQAGLAVALAWARLDRQRLEVIEDHARIARDLHDNVIQRLFATGLGLQALAASDPTHAAAIDTHTLEIDAAISDIRSAVFTRLSAPPSDATRVRHRVLDVIIQLTPALGSPPRVAFSGCPNMVIPRRLADDVVAVIRESLTNVAKHAQAETTAIDVKLGDSGVSITVDDDGIGVDSRVERASGTGNLARRAERHGGTFTLEPREPRGTRAYWNVSFGEQGDQ; from the coding sequence ATGATCGACGAAGTTTTTCAACTGCCGGATGCGAGATTTTCCGATCTCGAGAGAACCGTGGCCCAGCTTGAGCGAACGGTGAGTTCTCTGCGGCGTGAGGCCGAACGAGACCGCGCGACGCAGGGACGACTTCGCAGCCTCCTGGATGCGAGCGTTGCTGTAGCCGGAGATATTGAACTGGACTCCGTGCTCAAACGGATCGCCGAGTCCGCAACCACCCTGGTTAACGCCCGATACGGCGCGCTCGGTGTGCTTCACCCCGACGGTCACATCGAACGCTTGATTCAGACCGGGACGCCAAGCGTCGATGGTGGAATGATGCATATTCAGCCCGGGACCCACGATCTGCTTCAGGCAGTGTCCGAAAGCCATGGTCCCATTCGCCTCGACAATCTCCGCGAGGATCCGCGATCGGTGGGCTTCCCGCCGGGCAACTCGAGCATTCGCAGCTTTCTCGGTGTACCCGTTCGGGTTCGCGGTGAGGTCCTGGGCAACCTGTACCTCGCGGACCGCCGTGACGGCGGTTTCACCAAGCTGGACGAGGAGCTCGTTGTGGAGCTGGCAGAGACAGCGGGAGTGGCGATTGACAACGCACGGCGGTTTGAAGAGACCTGCCGTAAACAACGGCTGGCTGCGGCGCTCTCCGAGGTGGCGTCGACCCTGTTGTCCGCTGGTGCCGAAGATGTGCTCGCCGCGGTGACATCGAAGGTCGCGATGCTTCTTCCGGCGACGTTGGTTGCCGTGGTGGTACCGGGTCCAGGCGAGAACGAAATGAGGGTCGAGGCGGCGGACGGGGTGCAGTCCGAAAAGGCCGTCGGGACCGTATTCCCGGCGCTCGGGTCGCTCTCGTCCCAGGCAGTGGTCTCCGGCACCGTCATGAGTTCGGAGAGCGGACACGAGATTCGCTCGGCAGGCGGGTCTATCGGGTTTGGCCCGGTGACGGCCGTGCCCCTCGTCGTCTCGGGACGCGCCATCGGGGCGCTGTGCGTTGCCCGTGAGCCAGGCGGCCCTGGCCTTACGCGCGGAGAAAAAGACACGATCTCCGAATTTGCCGTTCAGGCGGGACTCGCCGTCGCATTGGCGTGGGCCAGGCTGGATCGACAGCGGCTTGAAGTCATCGAGGACCACGCGCGGATAGCCAGGGACCTGCACGACAACGTCATCCAGCGCCTCTTCGCGACAGGACTCGGCCTTCAGGCTCTTGCTGCCTCCGATCCGACGCATGCTGCGGCGATCGACACACACACCCTGGAGATCGACGCGGCAATTTCAGACATCAGGAGTGCCGTTTTCACCCGGCTATCGGCTCCGCCGTCCGACGCAACCCGCGTGCGCCACCGCGTCCTTGACGTCATTATCCAGCTCACACCGGCGCTGGGCTCGCCACCCCGCGTCGCCTTTTCCGGCTGTCCCAACATGGTGATCCCGCGGCGCCTCGCCGATGACGTTGTGGCGGTGATCAGGGAGTCACTCACAAACGTCGCCAAACATGCACAGGCCGAGACGACGGCGATCGATGTGAAGCTGGGTGACTCAGGTGTGTCGATCACGGTCGACGATGACGGTATCGGTGTCGACTCTCGTGTGGAGCGCGCAAGCGGCACCGGCAACCTGGCGCGTCGCGCCGAGCGGCACGGTGGCACCTTCACTCTCGAACCGCGCGAGCCGAGAGGCACTCGGGCATACTGGAACGTCTCGTTCGGTGAGCAGGGCGACCAGTGA
- a CDS encoding response regulator transcription factor: protein MVDDHEIVRLGVTNLINGARDMTVVGESDSVRRTLPRVAATHPDVVILDVNLPDGNGIDLCRSIRSEHVDTRCLILTAYGEEKATNAAVMAGASGYVLKSIHGSSLLDSIRQAALGRVLLPPRQTPETLVASTANRETGAVAPHLTEREHQVLGLITGGMTNKQIGGKLGLTEKTVKNYVSGLLAKLGMERRTQAAVYGAAHASPAEDRPVG from the coding sequence GTGGTTGACGATCACGAGATCGTCAGGCTCGGTGTGACCAACCTGATCAACGGAGCGCGGGACATGACAGTCGTCGGTGAATCCGATTCGGTCCGCCGCACGCTGCCCCGGGTGGCAGCGACTCACCCGGATGTCGTGATCCTCGATGTCAACCTCCCGGATGGCAACGGGATCGACCTGTGCCGGAGCATCCGTTCGGAGCACGTCGACACGCGGTGCCTCATTCTCACCGCGTACGGGGAAGAGAAGGCAACGAACGCCGCGGTCATGGCCGGGGCATCGGGATACGTGCTCAAGAGCATCCACGGAAGCAGCCTGCTCGACTCGATCCGGCAAGCGGCCCTTGGACGCGTTCTGCTCCCGCCGCGGCAGACGCCGGAGACGCTTGTGGCCAGTACGGCCAACCGCGAAACCGGTGCTGTGGCGCCCCACCTCACCGAGCGCGAGCACCAGGTGCTCGGGCTCATCACCGGCGGGATGACGAACAAGCAAATTGGCGGGAAGCTTGGCCTCACCGAGAAGACCGTAAAGAATTATGTCTCCGGGCTCCTCGCCAAGCTCGGTATGGAGCGGCGCACGCAGGCCGCGGTCTACGGAGCGGCGCACGCCAGTCCAGCCGAGGACCGCCCGGTCGGCTGA
- a CDS encoding ABC transporter ATP-binding protein, producing MILATGVSHAYSGVDVLRDAALTAAHGEVIGLIGPNGSGKTTLLRTLYRALTPDRGTIRVDGVSIDSVRPRELSRALAVVVQEPAGELPLSVTDTVMLGRIPHLGTWQRQSQRDIDIAAEALDQVGAEHLVDRDFGDLSGGEKQRVLIARALAQQATHLLMDEPTNHLDIHFQHEILALVRQLGVTTVVVLHDLNLAARYCDGLVLLDRGEVVTSGTIDDVLQPAVLEPVYGIRMQRLVAEDGCPQLLFRSLREPHPGTHTHGSREHVEARVR from the coding sequence GTGATCCTGGCTACCGGCGTAAGTCACGCGTACTCGGGCGTCGATGTTCTGCGCGACGCAGCGCTGACCGCGGCACACGGCGAAGTGATCGGCCTCATCGGCCCCAACGGCAGCGGCAAGACCACGCTCCTTCGCACTCTCTATCGCGCCCTCACCCCGGATCGGGGCACCATCCGCGTCGACGGTGTCTCGATCGACAGCGTGCGGCCGCGCGAACTCTCGCGCGCGCTCGCCGTCGTCGTCCAGGAGCCGGCCGGCGAGCTTCCGCTCTCGGTGACAGACACCGTGATGCTCGGCCGCATCCCCCACCTCGGGACGTGGCAGCGGCAGTCGCAGCGGGACATCGACATCGCGGCGGAAGCACTGGATCAGGTCGGCGCGGAGCATCTGGTCGATCGGGATTTCGGCGACCTCTCGGGTGGGGAGAAACAACGTGTTCTCATCGCGCGCGCGCTCGCCCAGCAGGCGACGCACCTGTTGATGGACGAGCCGACCAACCATCTCGACATCCACTTCCAGCACGAAATCCTCGCGCTTGTGCGTCAGCTCGGCGTGACAACCGTCGTCGTGCTGCACGATCTCAATCTCGCGGCGCGGTACTGTGACGGCCTGGTGCTGCTCGACCGAGGTGAAGTCGTGACATCCGGAACCATCGACGACGTCCTTCAACCCGCAGTGCTCGAGCCCGTCTACGGCATCCGGATGCAGCGGCTCGTGGCCGAAGACGGCTGTCCCCAGCTTCTCTTCCGCTCGCTCAGGGAGCCGCACCCGGGGACACACACGCACGGCAGCCGTGAGCACGTCGAGGCTCGCGTGCGCTAG
- a CDS encoding ABC transporter substrate-binding protein, whose translation MSRSTRFLAPILGILALALTGCAAPVTAAHDSTRAGDGTTTYPLTIENCGETVTFDQAPERIVLLESAPATILDGLGVLDRVVSLAGPFPDEYYDSGLAGRIDAIDTLSDRIDAAGHLTISAEVVLAQEPDLVLGLPDGLTRTGLLDGGSNTLVQPVYCPTGVEDTSFDSLYEQIEIYGQIFDRNDEAQELVADLKARVTDVESATADAPERTAAVLYPSAGGGPLYAYGRASMSQPQLEAAGFTNVFDDTPERVFEVSIEELIDRDPDVLILLYQGDDGGVEDEVRTLPGSDALRALTESNVLVQLFNFTEPPSPLSVVGLERIVERFGTGS comes from the coding sequence ATGAGCCGCAGCACCCGATTTCTCGCACCGATTCTCGGCATACTTGCCCTGGCCCTGACCGGTTGCGCAGCCCCGGTCACCGCCGCACACGACTCCACTCGCGCGGGTGATGGCACTACGACCTACCCGCTCACGATAGAGAACTGCGGCGAAACAGTGACCTTCGACCAGGCACCCGAACGCATAGTCCTGCTCGAGAGTGCGCCGGCGACGATTCTGGACGGCCTCGGCGTGCTCGACCGTGTCGTCTCCCTGGCCGGACCGTTTCCCGACGAGTACTACGACTCGGGACTTGCCGGGCGGATCGACGCCATCGATACGCTCTCCGACCGCATCGATGCTGCCGGTCACCTGACGATCTCGGCCGAAGTGGTGCTGGCCCAGGAGCCCGACCTCGTCCTCGGCCTCCCGGACGGCCTCACGCGCACGGGCTTGCTCGACGGCGGGTCAAACACCCTGGTCCAGCCCGTGTACTGCCCGACCGGGGTCGAGGATACATCGTTCGACTCCCTCTACGAACAGATCGAGATCTACGGCCAGATCTTCGACCGCAACGACGAAGCGCAAGAACTCGTGGCTGACCTGAAAGCGCGCGTTACAGATGTCGAATCGGCGACGGCGGATGCGCCGGAGCGGACAGCGGCCGTGCTGTATCCCTCTGCCGGCGGCGGGCCCCTCTACGCATACGGCCGGGCGTCCATGTCACAACCGCAACTGGAAGCGGCAGGATTCACCAACGTCTTCGACGACACACCGGAGCGCGTGTTCGAGGTGAGCATCGAAGAACTCATCGATCGCGACCCCGATGTGCTCATTCTGCTGTATCAGGGCGATGACGGCGGCGTCGAGGACGAGGTCAGAACCCTGCCAGGCAGCGACGCCCTCCGAGCACTCACCGAGAGCAATGTGCTGGTGCAGCTCTTCAACTTCACGGAACCTCCGAGTCCGCTTTCCGTGGTGGGTCTCGAGCGTATCGTCGAGCGATTCGGCACAGGATCGTGA
- a CDS encoding FecCD family ABC transporter permease: protein MPNTGERTRDRTLAGSVRTNRRRSALWGVSLLFGLLASAVLAVGIGPVTISPGTILQVVSHHFGAPIGAPVPRSDETIVWNVRIPRVLLGAAVGAGLALCGAALQAMVRNVLADPYILGISGGASTGAAGAILFGLGAGVGQYALPLSAFLGALAASLVVFFVSRTGGRVTSLRLLLSGVAVGYALSAATSFLIFASDSAEGSRSVMFWLLGSLGLARWDVVLASVIAVVAVTLAILMVNGRRLDAIAAGDETAVTLGVSPARTRVWMLVVVALCTGAVVAAAGAIGFVGLVIPHLARRLVGSVHSRMLPVSALLGAMFLIWADALARTVMQPRELPIGILTAVVGAPFLLILVRRMYARRP from the coding sequence ATGCCGAACACCGGCGAACGAACGCGTGACCGGACTCTCGCGGGATCCGTGCGCACAAACCGTCGACGGAGCGCCCTGTGGGGCGTGTCCCTCCTGTTTGGCCTCCTGGCTTCTGCCGTGCTCGCCGTCGGCATCGGGCCGGTCACAATCTCCCCCGGCACCATCCTCCAGGTCGTATCACACCACTTCGGCGCTCCGATCGGCGCTCCGGTCCCCCGCTCCGATGAGACCATCGTCTGGAACGTGCGCATTCCGCGTGTTCTTCTCGGAGCGGCCGTCGGCGCTGGTCTCGCGCTGTGTGGTGCGGCACTCCAGGCCATGGTGCGCAACGTCCTCGCCGACCCCTACATCCTCGGAATCTCGGGTGGAGCGTCGACAGGAGCCGCTGGCGCGATCCTCTTTGGCCTGGGAGCGGGAGTGGGACAGTACGCACTGCCACTGAGCGCGTTTCTCGGCGCTCTCGCCGCATCCCTCGTGGTTTTCTTCGTCTCCCGAACGGGAGGACGTGTCACGTCACTCCGCCTTCTGCTGTCGGGGGTCGCCGTTGGTTACGCGCTCTCGGCCGCAACGAGTTTCCTGATCTTCGCCTCTGACTCTGCTGAGGGGTCACGCTCGGTCATGTTCTGGCTGCTTGGGTCGCTCGGACTCGCGCGCTGGGACGTCGTTCTCGCGAGCGTTATCGCTGTGGTCGCCGTCACCCTCGCGATCCTCATGGTTAACGGTCGTCGCCTCGACGCGATAGCCGCCGGCGACGAGACGGCGGTCACACTCGGCGTCTCCCCCGCCCGCACGCGCGTCTGGATGCTCGTTGTCGTCGCGCTCTGCACAGGAGCTGTCGTTGCCGCGGCCGGCGCGATCGGATTCGTTGGCCTCGTCATCCCCCACCTTGCCCGCCGCCTCGTCGGTTCTGTACACAGCCGGATGCTGCCGGTCAGCGCTCTGCTCGGCGCAATGTTCCTGATCTGGGCCGATGCACTCGCCCGGACCGTCATGCAACCCCGAGAGCTGCCCATCGGCATCCTGACCGCCGTCGTCGGCGCCCCTTTCCTCCTCATCCTTGTTCGCAGAATGTACGCCCGTCGCCCCTGA
- a CDS encoding Fur family transcriptional regulator has protein sequence MDASIPARHRDLHHAPEQALALALARLQDSGERLTEPRRAVLEVLARHHEHLTADEVSVILATRGIHRATVYRTFEVLARRAIIAQRRQPGGAVAYHLVTTPSGHEHLHGVCRYCGEVTVLPADTFTASSRAIASASGFKLEPEQSAFVGLCTACQTII, from the coding sequence ATGGACGCCAGTATCCCCGCACGCCACCGGGATCTGCATCATGCTCCGGAGCAGGCCCTGGCTCTCGCTCTCGCGCGGTTGCAGGACTCAGGTGAACGGCTGACGGAGCCGCGCCGCGCGGTACTCGAGGTTCTTGCTCGTCACCATGAGCACCTCACCGCCGATGAGGTGTCGGTGATTCTCGCCACGCGGGGCATCCACCGCGCGACCGTCTACCGCACGTTCGAGGTTCTCGCGCGACGGGCAATCATCGCCCAGCGGCGGCAACCGGGCGGTGCCGTCGCCTATCACCTGGTCACAACGCCATCAGGCCACGAACACCTCCATGGCGTGTGCAGGTACTGCGGAGAGGTCACCGTCCTGCCGGCTGACACGTTCACCGCCAGCTCGAGAGCGATCGCCAGTGCGTCCGGTTTCAAACTAGAACCGGAACAGAGCGCCTTCGTTGGTTTGTGCACCGCCTGTCAAACGATCATTTAG
- a CDS encoding LacI family DNA-binding transcriptional regulator, with the protein MASDFVQRRATLQDVAAAVGVSKATVSKALNGRNDISPDTRERVLAAVAELEYRPTTLPAPSAQRRALAVVFDLPASPYILGVLQGTLTETTDSGVDLLVRLAPERTSRAHRAVAREWITDQRASGVIGIIGLTLSEPDGLIDAANDASLPFIIVDPVDTRHPRMVSVGSSNWSGARTATEHLIDLGHRRIAWVGGPEASDAARDRRLGYQAALDSAGIPIDPALIRSGPFAVATGADRGRELLTSPHPPTAIMAADDEIAVGVLASAHGLGIPVPERLSVTGFDDTPQAAWTTPPLTTVYQHLEGMGAMAVQTILAMAEGRSPSSSHVELATSLTVRGSTAVSPAT; encoded by the coding sequence GTGGCATCCGATTTCGTCCAACGCCGGGCGACCCTTCAGGACGTCGCGGCTGCCGTCGGCGTCTCGAAAGCGACGGTGTCAAAAGCCCTCAACGGCCGTAACGACATCTCCCCCGACACGCGCGAACGCGTCCTCGCTGCGGTCGCAGAACTGGAGTATCGGCCGACGACGCTCCCGGCGCCCTCCGCTCAGCGCCGTGCGCTTGCCGTCGTCTTTGACCTTCCGGCCTCCCCATACATCCTCGGCGTCCTCCAGGGGACCCTGACGGAAACAACGGACTCGGGCGTCGATCTCCTCGTCCGTCTCGCCCCCGAGCGCACCTCGCGTGCCCATCGCGCGGTGGCGCGGGAGTGGATCACCGACCAGCGCGCGTCCGGCGTCATCGGCATCATCGGTCTCACGCTCTCCGAGCCAGACGGGCTCATCGATGCCGCAAACGACGCCAGCCTGCCGTTCATCATCGTCGACCCTGTCGACACGCGACATCCCCGGATGGTGAGCGTCGGGTCGAGCAACTGGTCGGGCGCGAGAACGGCCACAGAACACCTCATCGACCTTGGTCACCGTCGTATCGCCTGGGTCGGCGGCCCGGAAGCGTCGGATGCCGCGCGCGACCGGCGGCTGGGCTACCAGGCCGCGCTCGATTCCGCTGGCATACCGATAGATCCCGCCCTCATTCGGTCAGGCCCTTTCGCCGTCGCGACCGGGGCCGATCGCGGCCGCGAACTGCTCACGTCGCCTCACCCGCCGACGGCCATCATGGCGGCGGACGACGAGATCGCGGTTGGCGTACTCGCTTCGGCTCACGGGCTCGGCATCCCGGTGCCTGAGCGGTTGAGTGTCACCGGTTTCGACGACACTCCCCAGGCCGCCTGGACGACGCCCCCGCTCACGACGGTCTACCAGCACCTCGAAGGCATGGGCGCGATGGCGGTCCAGACCATCCTTGCCATGGCCGAGGGTCGCAGCCCCTCCTCCAGCCATGTCGAGTTGGCAACCTCACTGACGGTGCGCGGAAGCACCGCTGTCTCCCCCGCCACCTGA